A single region of the Solidesulfovibrio fructosivorans JJ] genome encodes:
- a CDS encoding radical SAM protein: MKVLCSNPPWWIENPDAIHGPGLLAGVRAGSRWPFTSVVRSKPGEYRFGDYLPYPFFLGSAASYLARETGATVAFRDSIALREDYATYFAYLKEQDFDYIVIESASPSWEHDAGLITHIKRENPRTKIIVAGPITCLGEKLLAEHPLHAAIRGEYEKGLVKVVSGGVSGLLPFDLLREEELNAAPTPYFDELHAHRYWDSNPKGQLFPQLQMLTSRGCPFKCIFCVWPAVMSNDDPDGTGVRLVRQLSADAVEGILTDLVGRYGYKCVYFDDDTFNLGDRHVRAICGVMKRIGLPWSAMCRADTISRETWGLMRESGCFGVKIGFESGNQWVIDNIVRKKLDLEKARDVVCHIKSLGMTVHGTFTVGLPGETSEQMADTERYRKSLPLDTYQESGTAEIEGSPLSSLRKSGSLEKYAGASLDGYVGENDGTRKMRLVALRDAGLADAERCRKYSRPALAETICLNLLETGGEDAAVLNLLGELALDARKTDVAVRYFGRAIKADADCAVACRNLGFLLRDQGLLEEAASCLRRALAIDPGDAKAREGLVAIGADPDDDMPAGATDQAALAAKLGALSVTAWGRNMLLALREKERVIEASLSAPVASAPGSGPGRLVVFDHGLRFLAGHHFAYDLGVLKECLKRELPVEFYVYAECQPEAVQVLRAKAVLMPCQYTSQSSDEYCACLEDFLLSGTMTEYNLFKNLRNDLGPTDLVFVHTAHPQIVRGIAAWYKALARDKRPYLCLKFQNHCYRFVAVEYRALMRSIFRLALKPFLDEDKVFCAASNRLIASQIRRVAEKPCPVFPVPLQLEVPAKPYKSRAEKGRIVIGYAGEGREEQGVSLLPDVIEALLPTYPDLTFVVQLACRYADTVTMARLYAFGDRVQVFENCYVGEDFHRLLASFDALVLPYRPGNYVERSSQIVIEAMALGVPLIVPLGTSLALEVKQFDAGYTLIRNHDAPGVASAVARFIDNHDELARKSVEAAPRCTAFHSGASLVDMLLASYAALAGERGGEKRLAGGTL; the protein is encoded by the coding sequence ATGAAGGTACTGTGCAGCAATCCGCCGTGGTGGATCGAGAACCCGGATGCCATCCATGGCCCCGGGTTGTTGGCCGGGGTGCGGGCCGGGTCGCGTTGGCCGTTCACCAGCGTCGTGCGCTCAAAGCCCGGCGAGTACCGTTTCGGCGACTACCTGCCGTATCCTTTTTTTCTCGGTTCCGCCGCCAGCTACCTTGCCCGGGAGACCGGGGCCACGGTCGCCTTTCGCGACTCCATTGCCCTGCGCGAGGACTACGCGACCTATTTCGCCTACCTTAAGGAACAGGATTTCGATTACATCGTCATCGAGTCGGCCTCCCCGAGCTGGGAGCACGACGCGGGGCTCATCACCCACATCAAGCGGGAAAATCCCCGCACGAAAATCATCGTCGCCGGCCCCATCACCTGTCTTGGCGAAAAGCTTCTGGCCGAGCATCCGCTGCATGCCGCCATCCGGGGGGAATACGAAAAGGGCTTGGTCAAGGTCGTGTCCGGCGGCGTGTCGGGCCTGCTGCCCTTCGACCTGTTGCGCGAGGAGGAGCTCAACGCCGCGCCGACGCCGTACTTCGACGAGCTGCATGCCCACCGCTACTGGGATTCCAATCCCAAGGGCCAGCTTTTCCCGCAACTGCAGATGCTCACCAGCCGGGGCTGCCCTTTCAAGTGCATCTTCTGCGTCTGGCCGGCCGTGATGTCCAACGACGACCCCGACGGCACGGGCGTGCGGCTCGTGCGTCAGCTTTCGGCCGACGCCGTGGAGGGCATCCTCACCGACCTTGTCGGCCGCTACGGCTACAAGTGCGTCTATTTCGACGACGATACCTTCAACCTGGGCGACCGCCACGTGCGGGCGATATGCGGCGTCATGAAGCGCATAGGGCTTCCCTGGTCGGCCATGTGCCGGGCCGACACCATCTCCCGGGAAACCTGGGGGCTCATGCGCGAATCCGGCTGCTTCGGCGTCAAGATCGGTTTCGAAAGCGGCAACCAGTGGGTCATCGACAACATCGTCCGCAAAAAGCTCGACCTGGAAAAGGCCCGGGACGTCGTCTGCCACATCAAATCGCTCGGCATGACTGTCCACGGCACCTTCACCGTGGGCCTGCCCGGTGAAACGTCCGAGCAGATGGCCGACACCGAGCGCTACCGGAAGTCCTTGCCCCTCGACACCTACCAGGAATCCGGCACGGCCGAGATCGAGGGTTCTCCGCTCTCGTCGCTGCGCAAATCCGGCAGCCTGGAAAAATACGCCGGGGCCAGCCTGGACGGGTATGTCGGGGAAAACGACGGCACCCGCAAGATGCGCCTGGTGGCCCTGCGCGACGCCGGACTTGCCGATGCCGAGCGGTGCCGCAAGTACAGCCGACCCGCCCTGGCCGAGACCATCTGCCTCAATCTGCTCGAAACCGGCGGCGAGGACGCGGCGGTGCTCAACCTGCTCGGTGAGCTGGCGCTCGACGCCCGCAAGACCGACGTGGCCGTGCGCTATTTCGGCCGGGCCATCAAGGCTGACGCCGACTGCGCCGTAGCCTGTCGCAACCTGGGCTTTTTGCTGCGCGACCAGGGGCTGTTGGAGGAGGCCGCCTCGTGCCTGCGCCGGGCCCTGGCCATCGATCCCGGCGACGCGAAGGCCCGGGAAGGGCTCGTCGCCATCGGCGCCGATCCCGACGACGACATGCCGGCCGGGGCGACGGACCAGGCGGCCCTGGCGGCAAAGCTCGGGGCGCTGTCCGTGACGGCCTGGGGCCGGAACATGCTGTTGGCGTTGCGGGAAAAGGAGCGCGTCATCGAGGCGAGCCTCTCCGCGCCGGTTGCGAGCGCGCCCGGAAGCGGGCCGGGCCGGCTTGTCGTTTTCGACCACGGCCTGCGCTTTCTGGCCGGGCACCATTTCGCCTACGACCTCGGCGTGCTCAAGGAATGCCTGAAACGGGAGCTGCCGGTCGAATTCTACGTCTACGCCGAGTGCCAGCCCGAGGCGGTCCAGGTGCTTCGGGCCAAGGCGGTGCTTATGCCCTGCCAGTACACGTCCCAGTCCTCGGACGAGTACTGCGCCTGCCTGGAGGATTTTTTGCTCTCCGGCACCATGACGGAATACAACCTGTTCAAGAACCTGCGAAACGATCTCGGGCCAACGGACCTCGTGTTCGTGCACACGGCCCATCCGCAGATCGTGCGGGGCATCGCGGCCTGGTACAAGGCCCTGGCCCGGGACAAGCGGCCGTATCTGTGCCTGAAGTTCCAAAACCACTGCTACCGGTTCGTGGCTGTGGAGTATCGGGCGCTGATGCGCTCCATCTTCCGGCTGGCGCTCAAGCCCTTTCTCGACGAGGACAAGGTCTTTTGCGCGGCCAGCAACCGGCTGATCGCCTCCCAGATCCGGCGCGTGGCCGAAAAACCGTGCCCGGTGTTTCCGGTGCCGCTCCAGCTCGAAGTCCCGGCCAAACCCTACAAGAGCCGGGCCGAGAAGGGCCGGATCGTCATCGGCTATGCCGGCGAGGGGCGCGAGGAGCAGGGCGTGTCGCTTTTGCCGGACGTCATCGAGGCGCTGTTGCCCACCTATCCGGACCTGACTTTCGTGGTGCAGTTGGCCTGCCGCTATGCCGACACCGTCACCATGGCCCGGCTGTACGCGTTCGGCGACCGGGTGCAGGTGTTCGAGAACTGCTACGTGGGAGAGGATTTCCACCGGCTGCTGGCCTCCTTCGACGCGCTGGTGCTGCCGTACCGGCCGGGCAACTACGTGGAGCGCTCGTCCCAGATCGTCATCGAGGCCATGGCGCTCGGCGTGCCGCTGATCGTGCCGCTCGGCACGTCGCTGGCCCTCGAGGTCAAGCAGTTCGACGCCGGCTATACGCTTATCCGCAACCACGACGCGCCCGGCGTGGCATCGGCCGTGGCCCGGTTTATCGATAACCATGACGAACTGGCTCGCAAATCGGTGGAGGCGGCCCCGCGCTGCACCGCTTTTCACAGCGGCGCCAGCCTGGTCGACATGCTGCTCGCCTCGTATGCCGCCCTGGCCGGAGAGCGGGGCGGGGAAAAACGGCTGGCCGGAGGAACGTTATGA
- a CDS encoding methyl-accepting chemotaxis protein, which translates to MKLRNKILIPVAFVCACIFITIMVAVDMQIQEKSVRETQQLGQEISARYAAVIQGKLDQSIVAAKILAAAVSSEHAKAAPDRAAVVDLLHRSLGAMPDVFGVWTAWEPNAFDGKDKDFAKAEAMHEVSGRFLPYVIRGEKGVEDTHTSAPTAESRADGEKWYWKPLQTGKMLLVEPTEYEVAGRKRMMISVCVPLLDKGKGVAGLDMSLEELQRLAAGVKIFDSGYGTLLSNAGMIVAHKDKNLIGKPVEQYLSDANKAAVAEALRNGTALVFSQKSALTGEEMLYSMTPVALEGVSGAWSFIAVIPEAAMYASVRAVQKTLLGLSLGGMLVLIVALFLIARAIVRPIQQIMKATQGVAAGDLDRPIPLRQEDEIGKLADSLRTMVTSLKGKIAEADDKTRLANEHSRLAAEATRQAEEAKAAAEQARAQGMLQAAGKLEDVVGIVSSASEEISAQVEQSTRGAEEQSARVGETATAMEEMTATVVEIAKNASEAAQSAQNAKHKAEDGARIVSQAIAGIGEAQDQALELKNDMTDLGRQAEGIGQILNVISDIADQTNLLALNAAIEAARAGEAGRGFAVVADEVRKLAEKTMTATKEVGDAIRDIQSGTRKNIGNVEQAVEKIQTATGLSATSGDALSEIVALVESTSGQVLSIATASEEQSATCEEINRSIEGISRVSAETSDAMRQSANAVAELADQAQALKDLIIRLQEEGHSAGADSSEAGRVLGTGASPAALPGAKG; encoded by the coding sequence ATGAAATTGCGGAATAAAATCCTTATCCCTGTGGCGTTTGTATGCGCGTGCATATTCATCACCATCATGGTCGCCGTGGATATGCAGATACAGGAGAAGTCCGTCCGGGAGACGCAGCAGCTGGGACAGGAGATCAGCGCCCGTTATGCGGCCGTGATTCAGGGGAAACTGGACCAGTCAATTGTCGCCGCCAAGATCCTTGCCGCCGCCGTGTCCAGCGAGCATGCCAAAGCCGCTCCGGATCGGGCGGCCGTGGTCGACCTGCTGCACCGCAGCCTTGGCGCCATGCCCGACGTCTTCGGCGTCTGGACCGCCTGGGAGCCAAACGCCTTTGACGGAAAGGACAAGGATTTCGCCAAGGCCGAGGCCATGCACGAGGTGTCGGGGCGGTTTCTTCCCTACGTCATCCGGGGCGAAAAGGGCGTGGAGGACACCCATACTTCCGCGCCTACCGCCGAAAGTCGCGCGGACGGGGAAAAATGGTATTGGAAGCCGCTGCAGACCGGGAAGATGCTTCTGGTGGAGCCCACGGAATACGAGGTGGCCGGCCGCAAACGGATGATGATCAGCGTGTGCGTGCCGCTTCTGGACAAAGGCAAGGGCGTGGCCGGGCTGGACATGAGCCTGGAGGAACTGCAGCGTCTCGCCGCGGGCGTGAAGATCTTTGATTCGGGTTATGGCACGCTGCTGTCCAATGCCGGAATGATCGTGGCCCATAAGGATAAGAATCTCATCGGGAAGCCGGTGGAACAGTACTTGTCCGACGCCAACAAGGCGGCGGTGGCCGAGGCCTTGCGGAACGGCACGGCGCTGGTGTTTTCCCAAAAGTCCGCCCTGACCGGAGAGGAAATGCTCTACAGCATGACCCCGGTCGCCCTCGAGGGCGTGAGCGGCGCCTGGAGTTTCATTGCCGTCATTCCCGAGGCGGCCATGTACGCCAGTGTCAGGGCCGTGCAAAAGACGCTTCTGGGATTGAGCCTCGGCGGCATGCTCGTGCTGATCGTGGCCCTTTTCCTGATTGCCAGGGCCATCGTCCGGCCGATCCAACAGATCATGAAAGCGACCCAGGGCGTGGCCGCCGGTGATCTGGACCGGCCCATCCCCTTGCGGCAAGAAGACGAGATCGGCAAGCTGGCCGACAGCCTGCGCACCATGGTGACGAGCCTCAAGGGCAAGATCGCCGAGGCCGACGACAAGACGCGGCTGGCCAACGAACATTCGCGCCTCGCGGCCGAGGCGACCCGGCAGGCCGAGGAGGCCAAGGCGGCGGCGGAACAGGCCCGGGCCCAGGGCATGCTCCAGGCCGCCGGCAAGCTCGAAGACGTGGTGGGCATCGTCAGCTCGGCCTCCGAGGAGATTTCGGCCCAGGTGGAACAGTCCACGCGCGGGGCCGAGGAGCAAAGCGCCCGGGTCGGCGAGACCGCGACGGCCATGGAGGAGATGACCGCCACCGTGGTGGAGATCGCCAAAAACGCCTCCGAGGCGGCGCAGTCCGCCCAGAACGCCAAGCACAAGGCCGAGGACGGGGCCAGGATCGTGTCCCAGGCCATCGCCGGCATCGGCGAGGCGCAGGATCAGGCTCTGGAACTGAAAAACGACATGACCGACCTCGGCCGCCAGGCGGAGGGCATCGGCCAGATCTTGAACGTCATTTCCGACATCGCCGACCAGACGAACCTGCTGGCCTTAAATGCCGCCATCGAGGCGGCAAGGGCCGGCGAGGCCGGCAGGGGCTTCGCGGTCGTGGCCGACGAGGTCAGAAAGCTGGCCGAGAAGACCATGACCGCCACCAAGGAAGTGGGCGACGCCATCCGGGACATCCAGTCCGGCACACGCAAGAATATTGGCAACGTCGAGCAGGCCGTGGAAAAAATCCAGACCGCCACGGGGCTTTCGGCCACATCGGGTGACGCCCTGAGCGAAATCGTGGCCCTGGTCGAGTCCACCTCGGGCCAGGTCCTCTCCATCGCCACGGCCTCCGAGGAACAGTCGGCCACCTGCGAGGAGATCAACCGCTCCATCGAGGGCATAAGCCGCGTGTCGGCCGAAACTTCCGACGCCATGCGCCAATCGGCCAACGCCGTGGCCGAACTGGCCGACCAGGCCCAGGCGCTCAAGGACCTCATCATCCGCCTCCAGGAAGAAGGGCATTCGGCCGGGGCGGACTCCTCCGAGGCCGGGCGCGTCTTGGGCACGGGCGCGTCCCCGGCGGCCCTGCCGGGCGCGAAAGGCTGA